In the Bartonella apihabitans genome, CGATGGCGTATTTTGCCGTGTATTCGGCAACAGCTTTTTCCAATGCAAAGCGGCTTTCGAGCGGTCGGGATTGTTTTGATGCCCAGGCACCGATACGGCTGCCACGTGCACGTGATTGATAATAGGCATCAGCTTCTTCGTCACTTACCTTTTCAACCAGTCCGCGCACTCTGACTTGTCTGCGCAACGATTTCCAGTGGAAACATAATGCGGCCTTCATAGAAGAAAGGATTTCCCGTCCCTTATTGCTTTCATAATTTGTATAGAAAACAAATCCGTCTGCACCAAAAGCTTTCAAAAGAACCATACGCACATCGGGAAGGCCTGTCGGATCCACTGTCGCAACTGCCATAGCATTCGGGTCGTTAATTTCGCTTTTTGTTGCATCTTCCATCCAAATTTTAAAAAGTGCAAAAGGTTCATTTGCCTCGACAAAGTCACCACTTGTTAACGTTTCATCTGTCATAATGCACCCGAGTTATGTGTTTTCTGTATAATAGCGTGTTGTCAAACTACCTGGCCGACGCGGAAAAAAGTGGACTATGGAAGCTTTTTTTAATTTGATAAGCCGGCTTGGTCGTTTTGTTATTTTTGTCACGATCACTTGGTTATTGCAAGGCTGTATCGTATCAGGTGATAAACTTGATAAAATGGGCGCTGCTGCCACGCCTGAAAATTCCGTCGATTATTCGATGATGACCGGCTCGGTAGCTACGCAAACCGCATTGACGAGCGACCCGATTATTCTCTCCGACCAACTTGTTATTCGCGACGAAATCAAGGCAATTGAAAATGTGAATGCTTCTCCTAAGGAAGTGAAGTGGGATAATACTATAACAGGAAGCGAAGGAACAATCAGTTCGATTGTCGAAAGTAAAGATAAGGGCCGCAAATGCCGCAAGTTCCAGGCGACCCGTTCCGCTTATGACGGAGAAAATCTCTATCACGGTGAAATCTGTGAAATGGCTCCCGATGTCTGGACAATGACCAGCTTTGATATGGCTCATTAATGTCCACGTCTGCTTTGTTCAAAAACCACTTAAAAAAACATGAAATGATCTGGTATTTTTGCTCTTTCATAGGCATATAGAGAATGAGGTATTTTTCTGCCCTTTGAGGTGGAACAGATTTTTATAAAGCCGTCTTGGGGGAATGCCCTTTTTTCGGCTGGAAAGAGGATAAATATGCGTGATCCCTATACGGTTCTGGGTGTGGCGCGCACTGCCAAACCGCAAGAGATTAAATCTGCATTCAGAAAACTGGCAAAACAATATCACCCTGATCTTCATAAAGGCGACAAGACCGCTCAGGATAAATTTGCTGAAGTCAATCAGGCCTATGAAATTCTTGGCGATAAAGACAAAAAAGAAAAATTTGATCGTGGCGAGATTGATGCCGAAGGCAAGCCTGTTTTTCAAGGCTTTGCAGGTGGTGGTCAAGGCTTTGGCGGCGGACAAGGTTTTGGCGGTGGACAGGGCTTTGGTAGCCGTAGTAACCCGTTCGG is a window encoding:
- the pdxH gene encoding pyridoxamine 5'-phosphate oxidase → MTDETLTSGDFVEANEPFALFKIWMEDATKSEINDPNAMAVATVDPTGLPDVRMVLLKAFGADGFVFYTNYESNKGREILSSMKAALCFHWKSLRRQVRVRGLVEKVSDEEADAYYQSRARGSRIGAWASKQSRPLESRFALEKAVAEYTAKYAIGNIPRPPYWSGFRIKPLSIEFWHDRPFRLHDRVVFSRPSPDAKSWEKHRLYP
- a CDS encoding RT0821/Lpp0805 family surface protein translates to MEAFFNLISRLGRFVIFVTITWLLQGCIVSGDKLDKMGAAATPENSVDYSMMTGSVATQTALTSDPIILSDQLVIRDEIKAIENVNASPKEVKWDNTITGSEGTISSIVESKDKGRKCRKFQATRSAYDGENLYHGEICEMAPDVWTMTSFDMAH